Part of the Pseudomonas sp. P8_241 genome is shown below.
GAAGGGGTGGCCTACCGGACGTTACATTCGAGTACTCAACGACGAAGGCATTACCAAGGAATATTTTCCCAAAGACGCATTTATTGCTAACGAGGAACCTGCGGTCGATGTCACCGAAGAGCAATTGTCTGAAGGCCAGTTGCTCAGAAGGATTGTATCCGGGCTGTATCCCGAGGAAGTGGAGGACCTGCTCGGAGGAACGGTCAGTGATCAGACGGAAAACGATGCGTTGGCCAAGAAGCTCGCTGCATCAATGAAAAATGATCGATTACCGTTGTTTGAGCGTCTGTATGAAGCACATGACACCGGTAATGACAGCGATGCCGAGTTGCTCAGAAAGGCTTTCCCAAAGGTGCCGCACACCATCGCCCGAGAGCTGATAGACCAAATCAGTAGCGTTGAACGATTGCGCCTGCGGACCCTCAAGCGCGTTCCGATGAGGCTTGCACAGCGTGCTCGTGAGGCATTGGCAGAAGTGAAACTCGACAGGGGTATCGGTGGACTTCATCTGCCGGAAATCGCCGATGTCGACACGCGCAATCTGGCTTTCTCCCTGCTCGAACATTTGCCTGGCTGGAACAGTGAACTGTTGCTGGAACTGCGTAACGGCTCGATCACCGGGCCGGTACTTCGCAGCATTGGCAAGCAAGGTAGCGCACTGAAGCGAACGATTGTGGAGTCGGCGGAGGGTTATCGGGTGTTCGACGGCGATGACAAGAATCTGGCGAGCGTTCTTCAAGGACCAGAAGCCTTATACCAGGCTATTGCGCATGCTCTGCCCGAATCACAACTGACCACCATGAGCCTGGGTGCCAACAGACCGGCGCAAGTCCTGGCGTTGCGTAATCGGCTGGCTTCCCGAGCCGTGGAGGATCGCGCGCGCAGCGCTCGTCTGCTGACGGGTAAGCCTCCAGGTGAAAGGGTGGCGCCCGATACCTGTGTACTGGCCGATCCACCGGCAGCTTCTTCTCATGCCTCAGGTCTGGTTCGAAAGGCCAAAAAACTCTATCCCCTCAAGACCGAAGCGCAAATCAGCACCCTGCTCGACAGTCTGGGGACTGACCATTTGAGTCGAGCAACAGCCGTCCAGCAGCGTCAGGGCCAACTTGAAAAACTGCGTCGAGCGCTAAAAACCTGGCGCAACGACGACACCGAAATGCGTAAGTTGCAAGGTGATTTGAATGAGTATCGACAGAGTCGTTGCCAGGTGTCCGATGCTATCGAAAATGCCTGGAGGCAAATGGGCGTGGTGCGAGACGAGCAGCGGGCGAGCAGTGTATTGGGGCTGAGGCTGGACGGAATGCGGGTCGGCCAGCTCCCGACATTGTCACCGGACATCGACTTCGATCACATTGAACTTCTATCGCTGAAAAACATGAATCAGGGTAATGACCTGGCCTACTTTCTCAAACACTTCAAGTCGGTGCAGTCCTTGGAGCTGGACAGTAACCAGTTGACCCTGTTGCCCGAATCAATCTCCTTGATGACCGGCTTGAGGTATTTGAGCCTTGCCGACAACAAGCTGGTCATGACCGAGCAAACGTTGAAGAAACTGGCGGCCATGCGCACGCTGAAGACATTGAACCTGAGCAAGAACCCTTTGGGCACGCTCCCGGATGTTGGCAAAATGTTCGATTTGCGCTTGTTGATGCTGCGCAACACCCGTGCCACCGAGCTTCCCAAGGGGCTGGCGAAGCTGCCCAATCTTGACCGAGTCGACCTGCGCGATAACGACATCGGAACACTGCCGGACTGGCTGTTTACTGTTCCTCGCCGTTTCAGCCAAAGCATCAATCTGCGTACCAATCCGTTAGTGAGCGACAGCCGCGTCAAGCTCAAGGCATACCGTGACCGGGTCGGTATCGGCATGGGATTTCTGGAGGATGACATTGCGCGTCTGGATGAGCAGACCGCCAAGGCGCTTTGGTTACCGGAGGAGGTCAATGTGACCTATTCGCCACGTGGAAAGATCTGGACCGCATTCAAGGATGATCCCGGTTCCGATGGGCTTTTCCGGTTGCTGGCGGAATTGGGGAATACGGCGGACAGCCAGTATGTGCGCGAAGACATGACTCGGCGGGTCTGGTCGGTGCTGGAGGCCGCCGAAGGCAATGCGGCGCTGCGCGAGCAGGTATTTGACCTTGCTGCCAACCCGATCAACTGTACCGACTCGGCGGCGTTCAATTTCAGCAATCTTGAGGTGGCGGTAGAAATTGAAAAAATCACCGGCCCCTTGGGCAGTGCGCAGTCGGCAGCAGCTTCGCTGACGAAACTGGGCAAGGGGCTTTTTCGACTCGATCAACTGGACAAAATTACCCAGACGCACATCAGCAGGCATCCGGAGGTCGATCCACTGGAGGTTGGACTGGCCTATCGCACCGGGCTGATCAAAGATCTGGATTTACCCGGCCAACCTCAACACATGCGCTACAAGTCACTTAGTGGCGTGTCAGAACAGGACCTTGCGTCGGCCAAAACCAGTGTGCAACGCGCGGAGCATTCGCCTGAGCTGAGTAAATTCCTGGTGCAACGTCCTTTTTGGATTGACTACCTCAAACGCAGTTTTGCGGAGGACTTTGCCAAAATGACCGAGCCATTACAGGATCGTCTGCAAAAAGTGTTTGATCAGAGGGACACGATGACGGATGCCGATTACCGCACGCAGATTGATACCATCAAGACTGAGCAGGCCACGGCAGAAAAAACATTGCTGGAGCGCCTCACCGGGGATGTCTTGAAACTGGTCGATACGAGCAGTTGCGCCATCCCCGAGCGCTGAACCGTTCAGCTGCCTCTAATCAGTCGGCGCAAGGCAAACCGGTTGGGGTGGCAAGCCTCGGCCACGCTGCGAGGCAACGGCAATGGTTCGTTCTCCAGCCAGGCCGCCAGCAGTTCGCCAGACAGTGGTGCCGTGATCAGGCCTCGAGAACCGTGGCCGCTGTTGATGTACAGGCCATCAAGCCATGGGCATGGAGCGTCCGGCACTTGCCGGGCGTCCTTGCCTAGTGCGGCATAGGCCTGGTTGAAGGCGGAACCGTCGGCCAAAGGGCCGACGATGGGCAGATAGTCCGGGCTGGTGCAACGAAAGGCTGCGCGGCCTTGCAGATCTTCGGGAGCCAGTTGGTCGACCTGCAAGCGGTCGACCAGATCGCTGGAGATTTCTTCCAGTAACTGCAGATTGCCCAAGTGTTCGGCGGTGGTCGGTGTCAGGTCGTCGCTGTTGAAATCGAAGCTGGCACCCAGGGTGTGTTCACCCAGCCGCGCCGGGGCCACATAACCTTCTGCGCAGACCACCGTGGCCAGGTCCTGGCTCGCGGTGGTTTGCATCAGGCGAGTGATTTGTCCGCGAATGCGCTTGAGTGGCAGATCGGTGCTTTGCTCGAAACGTTTGATCTCTGCTGCACCGGCGAGCACCACGACCGGTGCGCTGGCGAGCAGCTTATCTCCAGAGAAGGCTTGCCACTGGTCGTCGACTTGGCGCAGTTCCAGCACGTCATGGTGACGCAGCAATTGCACATTGGGATGGCTGGCTTGCCATTGACACAGCGCCGGAGGATGAACCCAGCCGCCCTGCGGGTAGAACAAGCCACCGCTCGCCAGATCAACGCCGGCCTGTTCGCAGGCTTGTTGTCGATCCAGCTCATGCAGCAAATCTCGCGGGAACGCGGCGGCCAATTGCGCCTGACGCTCGGCTTCCTTGGGATTGAACGCCAGTTGCAGGACCCCGCAGCCATCCCAATCGACACCGCGGTGCAAGTGTTCCAACAGGCGTCGGGTGTGGCCGAAACCGCTGACAATCAGTTGCGATAACGCCGTGCCATGGGCCGACAGTTTCAGGTACAGCACGCCTTGCGGATTGCCCGAAGCCTCCTGCGCCAGTGCATCGTGACGCTCCAGCAATGTCACTTGCCAGCCCCGCGCCGCCAGGCTTGCCGCACTGGCACAACCGGCCAGACCGGCGCCAATCACGAGGGCGCGGCGCTCGCCAGCCACAGGTGTCGGGCGCGAAAACCACGGTTTTGGTTGGGTGGGCGTGGGGACTGACTCCGGCCAGCCGAGAAACTCACCGCGCAGGATCTCCCATTTGTGGCCGATACCCGGCGTTCGTTTCATCTTGAAGCCCGCGGCATTCAGCAGGCGCCGAACCCATCCGGTGCTGGTGAACGTGCTGATAGTCGAGTCGGGAGCGGCCAGGCGCGCCAGCTCGGCGAACAGTTCGGCGGTCCACATGTCCGGGTTTTTCGCCGGGGCAAATCCATCGAGAAACCAGGCGTCGATCTGTGCATCGAGTTGCGGCAATTGTTCCAGTGCATCGCCGATCAGCAGAGTCAGGGTAACCCGGCCGTTGTCCAGCACCACGCGCTGGAAGCCTTGATGGATCGCCACGTACTGCGCCAGCAGTTGATCGGCAAATACCTTCAGTTCGGGCCACAACGCCAGGGCTCGTTGCAGATCGTCATGGCTCAGCGGGTACTTTTCGACACTGACAAAATGCAATCTCGCATCCGCCACGGCGTGTTGCTCGAACACCTGCCAGGCACACAGAAAATTCAGACCCGTACCAAAACCCGTTTCGCCAATGACCAGACGCCTGCCAGCCCGCAGCGCGGCGAAGCGCTCGGCCAAACGGTTCTGTTCGATAAACACGTAGCGCGTTTCGTCCAGACCCGATTTATCGGAGAAATACACATCATCGAACACCCGCGAATACGGGCGACCCTGGTCATCCCAGTCGA
Proteins encoded:
- a CDS encoding NEL-type E3 ubiquitin ligase domain-containing protein; amino-acid sequence: MLPAAPTTPPVVPLTSTQRLESLLEHTGDLDTAQTLQESMPEWLTSAELSVAQALNSAMQQSQVSYTKAAEVLARLKPLDEYCKEQLTLLLKEKWKVDVDVERDTLDIIKAVLSSTGVLPVAWEKGKVTRSRSLLHAAMENFTSEEATPGGLPKDSVIKVDAKPQKGADMTPAKFAELCRELDLGGKYQSHVNDVLALPANPTGNPVSTASSAADIRQLKLLDIQVAAHVAYLKKHISSTVYTMLLSVIEQDLPAAKAKGTLFDGAPVIWQGLQIHDACLCGVLVFTKVSIDTAPSAKCVVYMPNEPRRPLYEYASLDDFKAYLTLHLQSKVYKDRFCELYFPGNDKTVFFTRFDKNKNLGSLTAMPADTCPGDFFFNAFVHKTQLDAQILAVPTAEVDELQREKTLQTLLDGGLLLLNAASFFVPVIGQLMLSVAVVEILSEVYEGVEDWAHGERTEALTHLLNVVESLAQMAVFAAGQKVVSSIASKVTRANPDFFKSFIPIEKTDGTTRLWKSDLKPYERRLSTDKGLKADAEGFYEFDHQKYVQIDGHFYAVDFDAAAEAWKIKHPTRQDAYTPILEHNGQGGWRQPGERTEEWSDGAYVLKRLDSRLAAQDNSRLEKIRQVTASPLSELHRLSEENLQLPARLQDSIDRFRLEQRVRDCIAILEQGDPETFIHTDEQMNELPSMKGWPTGRYIRVLNDEGITKEYFPKDAFIANEEPAVDVTEEQLSEGQLLRRIVSGLYPEEVEDLLGGTVSDQTENDALAKKLAASMKNDRLPLFERLYEAHDTGNDSDAELLRKAFPKVPHTIARELIDQISSVERLRLRTLKRVPMRLAQRAREALAEVKLDRGIGGLHLPEIADVDTRNLAFSLLEHLPGWNSELLLELRNGSITGPVLRSIGKQGSALKRTIVESAEGYRVFDGDDKNLASVLQGPEALYQAIAHALPESQLTTMSLGANRPAQVLALRNRLASRAVEDRARSARLLTGKPPGERVAPDTCVLADPPAASSHASGLVRKAKKLYPLKTEAQISTLLDSLGTDHLSRATAVQQRQGQLEKLRRALKTWRNDDTEMRKLQGDLNEYRQSRCQVSDAIENAWRQMGVVRDEQRASSVLGLRLDGMRVGQLPTLSPDIDFDHIELLSLKNMNQGNDLAYFLKHFKSVQSLELDSNQLTLLPESISLMTGLRYLSLADNKLVMTEQTLKKLAAMRTLKTLNLSKNPLGTLPDVGKMFDLRLLMLRNTRATELPKGLAKLPNLDRVDLRDNDIGTLPDWLFTVPRRFSQSINLRTNPLVSDSRVKLKAYRDRVGIGMGFLEDDIARLDEQTAKALWLPEEVNVTYSPRGKIWTAFKDDPGSDGLFRLLAELGNTADSQYVREDMTRRVWSVLEAAEGNAALREQVFDLAANPINCTDSAAFNFSNLEVAVEIEKITGPLGSAQSAAASLTKLGKGLFRLDQLDKITQTHISRHPEVDPLEVGLAYRTGLIKDLDLPGQPQHMRYKSLSGVSEQDLASAKTSVQRAEHSPELSKFLVQRPFWIDYLKRSFAEDFAKMTEPLQDRLQKVFDQRDTMTDADYRTQIDTIKTEQATAEKTLLERLTGDVLKLVDTSSCAIPER
- the mnmC gene encoding bifunctional tRNA (5-methylaminomethyl-2-thiouridine)(34)-methyltransferase MnmD/FAD-dependent 5-carboxymethylaminomethyl-2-thiouridine(34) oxidoreductase MnmC, with the translated sequence MKPVLPHAQLDWDDQGRPYSRVFDDVYFSDKSGLDETRYVFIEQNRLAERFAALRAGRRLVIGETGFGTGLNFLCAWQVFEQHAVADARLHFVSVEKYPLSHDDLQRALALWPELKVFADQLLAQYVAIHQGFQRVVLDNGRVTLTLLIGDALEQLPQLDAQIDAWFLDGFAPAKNPDMWTAELFAELARLAAPDSTISTFTSTGWVRRLLNAAGFKMKRTPGIGHKWEILRGEFLGWPESVPTPTQPKPWFSRPTPVAGERRALVIGAGLAGCASAASLAARGWQVTLLERHDALAQEASGNPQGVLYLKLSAHGTALSQLIVSGFGHTRRLLEHLHRGVDWDGCGVLQLAFNPKEAERQAQLAAAFPRDLLHELDRQQACEQAGVDLASGGLFYPQGGWVHPPALCQWQASHPNVQLLRHHDVLELRQVDDQWQAFSGDKLLASAPVVVLAGAAEIKRFEQSTDLPLKRIRGQITRLMQTTASQDLATVVCAEGYVAPARLGEHTLGASFDFNSDDLTPTTAEHLGNLQLLEEISSDLVDRLQVDQLAPEDLQGRAAFRCTSPDYLPIVGPLADGSAFNQAYAALGKDARQVPDAPCPWLDGLYINSGHGSRGLITAPLSGELLAAWLENEPLPLPRSVAEACHPNRFALRRLIRGS